A portion of the Cryptomeria japonica chromosome 5, Sugi_1.0, whole genome shotgun sequence genome contains these proteins:
- the LOC131032747 gene encoding uncharacterized protein LOC131032747 — translation MDGIKSEQKSTMWSRLLRGEQNDDEVDQLLAQFHDENALHLNLNSHITKTPLDLHADKNFVSVDHAGLDKELAMRYAQLKAPPPPSSKKETSGLSKNDNNAPSARNEISRNDDLNKEGRKSSGLEKGSDLALDGKDFKDHDSKARILVDEEEERILGLQLAARFAALKTTSPSGMGKGQGLTEVCSARGLDSQEDKSEVLGSRVQKEEVCSEAEHVQRLLASVQDSIKLEKSRVSGILKDDDDNEGEDDEDEEISDSEVDKVVEWVKDAARLGLLDSEEEDDIEEDRGDGSQEESVGRRSASK, via the exons ATGGATGGAATAAAGTCTGAACAGAAAAGCACTATGTGGAGTAGATTGCTCCGAGGAGAACAAAACGATGACGAAGTTGATCAGCTACTCGCTCAATTTCACGACGAGAACGCGTTACATCTCAATTTAAATTCTCACATTACTAAAACTCCTCTAGATTTACATGCTGATAAAAACTTTGTGAGTGTGGATCACGCGGGCCTTGACAAAGAATTGGCGATGCGATACGCACAACTCaaagctcctcctcctccttcctCAAAGAAGGAAACTAGCGGCTTATCGAAAAATGATAATAATGCCCCTTCCGCAAGAAATGAAATCAGTCGAAATGATGATTTAAATAAGGAAGGAAGAAAGAGTAGTGGGTTAGAGAAAGGTTCCGATTTGGCCTTGGACGGGAAGGATTTTAAAGATCATGATTCGAAGGCCAGGATATTGGTGGATGAAGAAGAGGAGAGGATTTTAGGGCTACAACTTGCTGCGAGGTTTGCGGCGCTGAAAACTACATCTCCTTCTGGAATGGGTAAAGGCCAGGGTTTGACCGAGGTGTGTAGTGCTCGGGGATTGGATTCACAGGAAGATAAAAGTGAAGTTTTAGGCTCCCGAGTGCAGAAGGAGGAGGTGTGTTCTGAGGCGGAACACGTACAGCGACTGTTGGCGTCCGTTCAGGATTCCATTAAGTTGGAGAAGAGCAGGGTTTCAG GCATCTTAaaggatgatgatgataatgaaggagAGGATGACGAGGATGAAGAAATTTCAGACTCTGAGGTGGACAAGGTTGTGGAGTGGGTAAAAGATGCAGCTCGTCTTGGGCTTTTAgatagtgaagaagaagatgatattgaAGAAGATAGAGGTGATGGAAGCCAGGAAGAAAGTGTGGGAAGAAGAAGTGCCAGTAAATAA